One window from the genome of Gadus macrocephalus chromosome 7, ASM3116895v1 encodes:
- the phldb2a gene encoding pleckstrin homology-like domain family B member 2 — protein MKNTISPQKSSLTTLSYDSDCLKMQPGGGGGGGGGGGGGGGGGGGGSSGRAVLRGSRSKAELQDLMETLQRRKSALEASLRAAEFSRSYLSGSPPSGAGSPPPQLAASCSSSTSSTRPPLQGPASTLGRSERPPCAPRPGGAGPRPYPYASSSVPPSPRQRERPLSPGGGGGGLLRHGHARHQSQDSLLHSIHGAGGGAPMASPGGERRSGAASVPSSPRMGRRLYAQSRASGAQRQRKYSTGSLNGLGTHSRSLPRLHRAAEPPALSLPGRLPRGDGRTVSRRSMSSLEQPPDVTVTACPPSTPPRRASMASLSSLGLELDGEALEDLCPGGGERRLSFTKGLGAGGRVGSISSLNGKEELKDYHQHQRDERLREQRVQRLESQRLETILTLCTGRGPPEREAGSAVSDLQKINKELEKLQVSDDESVFSDSPNGTGSDSGFGPKARDYLSGDEAQQGGQRQPGGYPEPRDHSPAVGLRNAAPSPSSQHRDKVLGSFQLKQEVTHMEEERVQVVNNIDELEQKIKELDNQMDESIREMEVECALLDGEHDSELAQLQKEKESLEQLNGKIHSIDKNNRIEMNRGEELRAQEDSEFQRLEKELSQEEEKENHTQTLLREIAECQRSTVTRKERLMTLKKQSTQISLQAQQERQNFQKEKENLLLMLHKEKDHLVALEGKYAELSGGQSFANNPVTIKEHLSALKEKRRSNSHESSSNSTSSALSDSLSLMRSQQLLSPSYGRTLGHKVHIPLSQSNSCGSVVPQVFSVSRDLSQARRLMKGNNGHMHMSEDRQRRSDLCSRTVSESNVFLEPFSYSVHSHASDTISVDSSDSMETSFSAGSPDNISSASTANMAKLEEMERLLREAQAEKQKLLEYREQEMEMRRLALDEERRRREDLEKRLQEETSRRQRLIEREVKLREKQRSQSRMLTRYLPVRKDDFDLHGHIEEAGHNPDACFHLAITDKTCRGFLVKMGGKIKTWKKRWFVFDQNRRTLTYYADKHETKMKGVLYFQAIEEVYYDHLKSAHKSPNPLLTFSVKTHDRVYYMVAPSPEAMRIWMDVIVTGAEGQMHFMV, from the exons ATGAAGAACACCATATCACCCCAGAAGAGTTCCCTCACCACCCTGTCCTACGACTCTG ACTGCCTGAAGATGCAGccgggaggtggaggtggaggtggaggtggaggtggaggtggaggcggtggcggtgggggggggtcctcgGGCCGGGCGGTGCTGCGCGGCTCCCGCTCCAAGGCGGAGCTCCAGGACCTGATGGAGACGCTGCAGCGCAGGAAGAGCGCCCTGGAGGCCAGCCTGCGCGCCGCCGAGTTCAGCCGCAGCTACCTCAGCGGCTCGCCGCCCTCCGGCGCCGGCTCCCCGCCGCCGCAGCTCGCCgcgtcctgctcctcctccacctcctccacgcgGCCGCCGCTGCAGGGCCCCGCCTCCACGCTGGGGCGCAGCGAGCGCCCGCCCTGCGCCCCCAGACCCGGCGGCGCCGGCCCCCGGCCCTACCCCTACGCCAGCAGCAGCGTGCCGCCCTCCCCACGCCAGCGGGAGCGTCCGCTCagccccggcggcggcggcggcggcctcctcCGCCACGGCCACGCCCGCCACCAGTCCCAGGACAGCCTGCTGCACTCCATCcacggggcgggcgggggggcgcCGATGGCCTCCCCCGGCGGGGAGCGGAGGAGCGGGGCGGCCAGCGTGCCCTCCAGCCCCCGCATGGGACGCCGGCTCTACGCCCAGAGCCGggccagcgg ggccCAGCGGCAGAGGAAGTACTCCACGGGGTCCCTGAACGGCCTGGGCACCCACAGCCGCTCCCTGCCCCGCCTGCACCGCGCGGCCGagccccccgccctctccctgCCGGGCCGTCTGCCCCGGGGGGACGGCCGGACGGTGTCCCGCCGCAGCATGTCGTCCCTGGAGCAGCCGCCCGACGTGACGGTGACGGCCTGCCCGCCCAGCACGCCGCCCCGGAGGGCCAGCATGGCGTCGCTCAGCTCCCTGGGGCTGGAGCTGGACGGCGAGGCTCTGGAGGACCTGTGcccgggagggggggagaggaggctgtCCTTCACCAaggggctgggggcggggggccgcgTGGGCAGCATCAGCTCGCTGAACGGGAAGGAGGAGCTGAAGGACTACCACCAGCACCAGAGGGACGAGAGGCTGCGCGAGCAGAGGGTGCAGAGGCTG GAGAGCCAGCGCCTGGAGACCATCCTGACTCTGTGCACGGGGCGGGGGCCGCCCGAGAGGGAGGCCGGCTCGGCCGTCTCAGACCTCCAGAAGATCAacaaggagctggagaagctgCAGGTGTCCGACGACGAGTCCGTCTTCTCCGACTCCCCCAACGGCACCGGCTCCGATAGCGGCTTCGGGCCTAAAGCCAGGGACTATCTTAGCGGGGATGAGGCCCAGCAGGGGGGCCAGCGCCAGCCCGGGGGATACCCGGAGCCCCGGGACCACAGTCCGGCCGTGGGCCTACGCAATGCtgcaccctctccctcctcccagcaCAGGGACAAG GTCCTGGGGAGCTTTCAGTTGAAGCAGGAAGTGACCCAcatggaagaggagagggttCAGGTGGTGAACAACATTGATGAGCTGGAGCAGAAGATCAAAGAGCTGGACAACCAGATGGACGAGTCCATCAGAGAG ATGGAGGTGGAGTGTGCCCTGCTCGACGGAGAACACGACTCTGAGTTGGCCCAGctgcagaaagagaaagagtcaCTGGAACAGCTCAACGGGAAGATCCACAGCATCGACAAGAACAACCGCATCGAGATGAATCGG GGAGAGGAGCTAAGGGCCCAGGAGGACTCAGAGTTCCAGCGGCTGGAGAAGGAGctgagccaggaggaggagaaggagaaccacacacaaacgctccTGAGGGAGATCGCCGAGTGCCAGCGCAGCACCGTCACACGCAAG GAGAGGCTGATGACCCTGAAGAAGCAGTCCACTCAGATCTCCCTCCAGGCCCAGCAGGAGAGGCAGAACTTCCAGAAGGAAAAGGAAAACCTGCTCCTCATGCTACACAAG GAAAAGGATCACCTGGTGGCGCTGGAAGGGAAGTACGCCGAGCTGTCGGGGGGGCAATCCTTCGCCAACAACCCGGTCACCATCAAAGAG CATTTGAGTGCCctgaaggagaagagaaggagcaACAGCCACGAGAGCTCCTCAAACTCCACCTCCTCGGCTCTGAGCGACAGTCTGTCTCTCATGAGGAGCCAGCAGCTCCTTTCTCCTTCCTACGGGAGGACTCTGGGTCACAAG GTCCACATCCCCTTGTctcagagcaacagctgtggcAGCGTGGTCCCCCAGGTGTTCTCCGTGTCCCGGGACCTTAGCCAGGCCCGGCGCCTCATGAAGG GCAACAACGGCCACATGCACATGAGCGAGGACCGACAGAGACGCAGCGACCTGTGCAGCCGCACGGTGTCGGAGTCCAACGTGTTCCTGGAGCCCTTCTCCTACTCGGTCCACAGCCACGCCTCAGACACCATCAGCGTGGACAGCTCGGACAGCATGGAAACCAGCTTCTCCGCGGGGTCGCCCGACAACATCTCCAG TGCGAGCACGGCCAACATGGCCaagctggaggagatggagcggCTCCTACGAGAGGCCCAGGCCGAGAAGCAGAAGCTCCTGGAGTACAGG GAGCAGGAGATGGAGATGCGGCGGCTGGCTCTGGACgaggagcggaggaggagggaggaccTGGAGAAGCGCCTCCAGGAGGAGACCTCCAGGAGGCAGAGGCTCATCGAGAGGGAGGTGAAGCTGAGGGAGAAGCAGAGATCCCAG TCGAGGATGCTGACGCGGTACCTCCCGGTGAGGAAGGACGACTTCGACCTCCACGGCCACATCGAGGAGGCCGGGCATAACCCCGACGCCTGCTTCCACCTCGCCATCACCGACAAGACCTGCCGCGGCTTCCTGGTGAAGATGGGCGGCAAGATCAAGACCTGGAAGAAGCGCTGGTTTGTGTTCGACCAGAACCGACGGACCCTGACCTActacgcag ATAAACACGAGACCAAGATGAAAGGGGTCCTCTACTTCCAGGCCATCGAGGAGGTCTACTACGACCATCTAAAGAGCGCACACAAA
- the gabrr3a gene encoding gamma-aminobutyric acid receptor subunit rho-3a isoform X1 has translation MRAAPLALRLLCLAGLWPLARLTGGHSPNKRRHKEVYLGEETRNKPGGRVDFRLKKQDSTKSLLIKSEQLLRIEDHDFAMRPGFGGSAIPVGIDVQVESIDSISEVNMDFTMTLYLRHYWQDVRLAFPSGSNKSRTFDARLVKKIWVPDVFFVHSKRSFIHDTTMENIMLRVYPDGNILFSVRITVTALCSMDFSSFPLDTQNCTLELESYAYNENDLMLYWKNGNDSLRTDEIVLSHFFIESFHPSYGLAFYSSTGWYNRLYINFILRRHIFFFMLQTYFPTMLMVMLSWVSFWIDRRAVPARVSLGITTVLTMSTIITGVSASMPQVSYVKAVDIYLWSSFLFVFLSVIEYAAVNYFTTMEEMKKLRRAKQVPPSFNSTTQAMAFDGCYHDNDIDLASFGEAASTTNTERTAHSRDSVADSAPGEGTRLRRKNPVVRKLQYVMSNSHMIDSYSRVIFPMSYLLFNVIYWSMYT, from the exons ATGAGAGCAGCCCCGTTGGCCCTCAGACTGCTGTGTCTGGCCGGGCTGTGGCCCCTGGCACGCCTCACTGGGGGCCACAGCCCCAACAAGAGGAGACATAAGGAGGTGTACCTGGGCGAGGAGACACGCAATAAACCTGGAGG GCGGGTGGACTTCCGTCTGAAGAAGCAGGACAGCACCAAGTCTCTGCTCATCAAGTCGGAGCAGCTACTTCGTATCGAGGACCACGACTTCGCCATGCGGCCCGGCTTCGGAG GCTCAGCCATCCCCGTAGGCATCGATGTTCAGGTGGAGAGCATCGACAGCATCTCTGAAGTCAACATG GACTTCACCATGACCCTGTACCTGAGGCACTACTGGCAGGACGTCCGCCTGGCCTTCCCCTCCGGCAGCAACAAGAGTCGCACCTTCGACGCTCGGCTGGTGAAGAAGATATGGGTCCCCGACGTGTTCTTCGTCCACTCCAAGCGCTCCTTCATCCACGACACCACCATGGAGAACATCATGCTGCGCGTGTACCCTGACGGGAACATCCTGTTCAGCGTCAG GATCACGGTGACAGCTCTCTGCTCCATGGACTTCAGCAGCTTCCCCCTAGACACTCAGAACTGCACCCTGGAGCTGGAGAGCT ATGCCTATAATGAGAATGACCTCATGCTGTACTGGAAGAATGGGAACGACTCGCTGAGGACCGATGAGATTGTGCTGTCCCATTTCTTCATTGAATCCTTCCACCCCTCCTACGGTCTGGCCTTCTACAGCAGCACTG gctGGTACAACCGGCTGTACATTAACTTCATCCTGAGGAGACACATCTTCTTCTTCATGCTGCAGACGTACTTCCCCACCATGCTGATGGTCATGCTGTCCTGGGTGTCCTTCTGGATCGACCGCCGCGCCGTGCCCGCACGCGTCTCTCTCG GCATCACTACAGTGTTGACGATGTCCACCATCATCACAGGTGTGTCGGCATCTATGCCCCAGGTGTCCTATGTAAAGGCTGTGGACATCTACCTGTGGTCCAGCTTCCTCTTCGTCTTCCTGTCCGTCATTGAATACGCAGCCGTCAACTACTTCACAAccatggaggagatgaagaagctcaGGCGGGCCAAG CAggtccctccctccttcaatTCCACTACGCAGGCCATGGCCTTCGACGGCTGTTACCACGACAACGACATCGACCTGGCCTCGTTCGGCGAAGCGGCAAGCACGACCAACACTGAGAGGACCGCCCACTCTCGGGACTCTGTCGCAGACTCCGCCCCCGGAGAGGGCACCAGACTGCGCCGCAAAAACCCTGTCGTGCGAAAGCTCCAGTATGTTATGAGCAACAGCCATATGATAGACTCCTACTCCCGGGTCATATTCCCCATGTCCTACCTGCTGTTCAACGTCATCTACTGGAGTATGTACACATAG
- the gabrr3a gene encoding gamma-aminobutyric acid receptor subunit rho-3a isoform X2 has product MRAAPLALRLLCLAGLWPLARLTGGHSPNKRRHKEVYLGEETRNKPGGRVDFRLKKQDSTKSLLIKSEQLLRIEDHDFAMRPGFGGSAIPVGIDVQVESIDSISEVNMDFTMTLYLRHYWQDVRLAFPSGSNKSRTFDARLVKKIWVPDVFFVHSKRSFIHDTTMENIMLRVYPDGNILFSVRITVTALCSMDFSSFPLDTQNCTLELESYAYNENDLMLYWKNGNDSLRTDEIVLSHFFIESFHPSYGLAFYSSTGWYNRLYINFILRRHIFFFMLQTYFPTMLMVMLSWVSFWIDRRAVPARVSLGITTVLTMSTIITGVSASMPQVSYVKAVDIYLWSSFLFVFLSVIEYAAVNYFTTMEEMKKLRRAKVPPSFNSTTQAMAFDGCYHDNDIDLASFGEAASTTNTERTAHSRDSVADSAPGEGTRLRRKNPVVRKLQYVMSNSHMIDSYSRVIFPMSYLLFNVIYWSMYT; this is encoded by the exons ATGAGAGCAGCCCCGTTGGCCCTCAGACTGCTGTGTCTGGCCGGGCTGTGGCCCCTGGCACGCCTCACTGGGGGCCACAGCCCCAACAAGAGGAGACATAAGGAGGTGTACCTGGGCGAGGAGACACGCAATAAACCTGGAGG GCGGGTGGACTTCCGTCTGAAGAAGCAGGACAGCACCAAGTCTCTGCTCATCAAGTCGGAGCAGCTACTTCGTATCGAGGACCACGACTTCGCCATGCGGCCCGGCTTCGGAG GCTCAGCCATCCCCGTAGGCATCGATGTTCAGGTGGAGAGCATCGACAGCATCTCTGAAGTCAACATG GACTTCACCATGACCCTGTACCTGAGGCACTACTGGCAGGACGTCCGCCTGGCCTTCCCCTCCGGCAGCAACAAGAGTCGCACCTTCGACGCTCGGCTGGTGAAGAAGATATGGGTCCCCGACGTGTTCTTCGTCCACTCCAAGCGCTCCTTCATCCACGACACCACCATGGAGAACATCATGCTGCGCGTGTACCCTGACGGGAACATCCTGTTCAGCGTCAG GATCACGGTGACAGCTCTCTGCTCCATGGACTTCAGCAGCTTCCCCCTAGACACTCAGAACTGCACCCTGGAGCTGGAGAGCT ATGCCTATAATGAGAATGACCTCATGCTGTACTGGAAGAATGGGAACGACTCGCTGAGGACCGATGAGATTGTGCTGTCCCATTTCTTCATTGAATCCTTCCACCCCTCCTACGGTCTGGCCTTCTACAGCAGCACTG gctGGTACAACCGGCTGTACATTAACTTCATCCTGAGGAGACACATCTTCTTCTTCATGCTGCAGACGTACTTCCCCACCATGCTGATGGTCATGCTGTCCTGGGTGTCCTTCTGGATCGACCGCCGCGCCGTGCCCGCACGCGTCTCTCTCG GCATCACTACAGTGTTGACGATGTCCACCATCATCACAGGTGTGTCGGCATCTATGCCCCAGGTGTCCTATGTAAAGGCTGTGGACATCTACCTGTGGTCCAGCTTCCTCTTCGTCTTCCTGTCCGTCATTGAATACGCAGCCGTCAACTACTTCACAAccatggaggagatgaagaagctcaGGCGGGCCAAG gtccctccctccttcaatTCCACTACGCAGGCCATGGCCTTCGACGGCTGTTACCACGACAACGACATCGACCTGGCCTCGTTCGGCGAAGCGGCAAGCACGACCAACACTGAGAGGACCGCCCACTCTCGGGACTCTGTCGCAGACTCCGCCCCCGGAGAGGGCACCAGACTGCGCCGCAAAAACCCTGTCGTGCGAAAGCTCCAGTATGTTATGAGCAACAGCCATATGATAGACTCCTACTCCCGGGTCATATTCCCCATGTCCTACCTGCTGTTCAACGTCATCTACTGGAGTATGTACACATAG
- the LOC132461183 gene encoding salivary glue protein Sgs-3-like: protein MSCGPGDAEQDVRVSDMSCSHRTSRPQASSFTRRGIINAEPCARIPLWVQTLLLVLFMAGNASSQTTIPETNSPILQSSVDATNTITPKPDSTTTNTPAPPTETTISNPPTTTTPTTKTSTTTTPTTTTPAPSTKTSIIPPTTKTSIIPPGTKTSIIPPGTKTSIIPPGTKTSIIPPGTKTSIIPPD from the exons ATGTCCTGTGGCCCAGGGGATGCTGAGCAGGATGTGAGGGTTTCAGACATGAGCTGCAGCCACCGAACATCCCGTCCCCAGGCTTCCAGCTTCACCAG GAGGGGTATCATCAATGCAGAACCATGTGCCAGGATCCCGTTGTGGGTCCAGACACTGTTATTGGTCCTGTTTATGGCAG GAAATGCATCAAGTCAAACAACTATCCCGGAAACAAATTCGCCAATTCTCCAATCATCAGTAGACGCCACTAACACCATCACTCCCAAACCAG ACTCCacaaccaccaacacccccgccccccccactgAGACGACCATCTCCAACCCACCCACGACAACAACCCCAACCACCaagacctccaccaccaccaccccaaccaccaccacccccgccccgTCCACTAAGACTAGCATCATCCCCCCAACCACTAAGACTAGCATCATCCCCCCAGGCACTAAGACTAGCATCATCCCCCCAGGCACTAAGACTAGCATCATCCCCCCAGGCACTAAGACTAGCATCATCCCCCCAGGCACTAAGACTAGCATCATCCCCCCAG ACTAG